A region of Lycium barbarum isolate Lr01 chromosome 1, ASM1917538v2, whole genome shotgun sequence DNA encodes the following proteins:
- the LOC132615273 gene encoding uncharacterized protein LOC132615273, translating to MAERFEAFNTGMGLVQEQNDSKGKVVRKNIVVNLGNTLSLLPNTTPTSSSICNISLAISPHLDPTYTIPQMPSTYTPDQVAIIPNPQFSITTTQFEKSKKNELAISPYKRPGKEIKSLYHEDWGKELHNLRKVINEELCSRNFQILKYEDLCVHPNVELLSGYKMPKFNTFNGKGDPVAHLKDYCSRLIGIGHNEAVRMRLFNQSLSGSALSWYTKQDFSKWLTWEDMARGFIKQFEFNNGGDPHIADLLRVKKTPHESFQEYAIRWRLEASKIHPPLSERELISTFIQIQEDLYYDKLLGACAHNFSDLIRIGRELENAIQEGRITDSSATQAVHQTFQAEILGNLQSEMKQNQIASMTMHQAQCHKSHQIFQSYATMQCPRQQNSQQCYQRQFHQAQSSSQHKNKRKYFCFTTLNEPLENIFKRLSAKGILQPKKGFIPKHPLPNFDLSKSCAYHSNIQGHDIEECPVLRFKIQSMIESGKINLQLEPSTDNIANTKTIVVKGDPSKPAPRHLKRKRATSQAD from the coding sequence ATGGCAGAGAGATTTGAAGCTTTCAACACCGGTATGGGTTTGGTGCAAGAACAAAATGATAGCAAGGGAAAGGTGGTTCGAAAAAATATTGTAGTCAATCTGGGAAATACCttaagccttcttcctaacacaacccCAACTTCCAGCTCAATTTGCAACATTTCCTTAGCCATTTCGCCTCACTTAGATCCTACCTATACCATTCCACAAATGCCTTCAACCTACACTCCCGATCAAGTAGCGATAATTCCTAATCCTCAATTTTCCATAACCACCACTCAATTCGAGAAAAGTAAGAAAAACGAACTGGCAATATCCCCATACAAGAGGCCTGGAAAGGAAATCAAGTCGCTTTACCATGAAGATTGGGGAAAAGAACTCCACAATTTGAGGAAAGTCATTAATGAAGAGTTATGTTCAAGGAATTTCCAGATTTTGAAGTATGAAGATTTGTGTGTGCATCCAAACGTTGAGCTTCTGTCAGGGTACAAAATGCCTAAGTTTAACACTTTCAATGGGAAGGGAGATCCCGTCGCTCATTTAAAGGACTATTGCAGCAGATTAATTGGTATTGGACATAATGAAGCCGTACGAATGAGATTGTTCAATCAAAGTTTATCAGGATCAGCACTCTCTTGGTACACTAAACAAGATTTTAGCAAATGGCTTACGTGGGAAGATATGGCCCGCGGATTTATAAAGCAATTCGAGTTTAACAATGGAGGTGATCCGCACATAGCCGATTTGCTCAGAGTAAAGAAAACGCCACATGAGTCTTTCCAAGAATATGCCATACGATGGAGGttagaagcttcaaaaatacatccTCCATTATCCGAGAGGGAATTGATCTCAACCTTCATCCAAATTCAGGAAGACTTATATTATGATAAGTTGCTCGGAGCTTGTGCACACAACTTCTCTGATTTGATTAGGATTGGTAGAGAACTAGAAAATGCCATTCAAGAAGGGAGAATTACAGATAGCTCAGCAACACAAGCCGTTCACCAAACCTTCCAAGCGGAGATACTAGGAAATCTGCAAAGTGAAATGAAGCAAAACCAAATTGCTTCCATGACTATGCATCAAGCGCAATGCCATAAAAGTCACCAAATTTTTCAATCTTATGCCACTATGCAATGTCCTCGTCAGCAAAACTCCCAGCAATGCTACCAACGACAGTTTCACCAAGCACAATCAAGCTCTCAACATAAAAATAAGAGGAAATATTTTTGCTTCACTACTCTAAATGAACCATTGGAAAATATATTTAAGAGGTTGAGTGCTAAAGGTATTCTACAACCAAAGAAGGGATTTATACCTAAGCATCCACTGCCAAACTTTGATTTATCTAAGAGTTGTGCTTATCACTCAAACATCCAAGgacatgacattgaagaatgtccaGTGCTAAGATTTAAGATTCAAAGCATGATTGAAAGTGGCAAGATAAATCTACAGCTAGAGCCTTCAACCGATAATATTGCAAACACAAAAACAATTGTTGTTAAGGGTGATCCATCGAAACCGGCACCAAGGCATTTGAAAAGAAAGCGTGCAACAAGTCAAGCAGACTGA